In Arthrobacter sp. CJ23, the genomic window CTGCTTCGAGTGTAGGGTCGACGAAGTCATTAAACAAACCATTCAACCGGTTTACGATTGACGGAGGGTCACAAACCACTTTGGGGCCCTCACCGTATGCGGAACCCGGAGAGGTCCACCCCAGATCATGCAGCAGCGCGCCAAAGCCACCCGGACGGCAGTCATCGAGGGAGCAGCCTCCGTCTTCGAGGAGCTCGGCTATGGAAATGCGAGCCTGGGCGACGTCACGGAGCGCGCGTCCGTCACCAAGGGGGCGCTGTACTTCCACTTCAAGTCGAAACAGGACCTTGCACTGGCCGTCATCGCGGAGCAGCACGCGATTGTCCGCATGGCAGGGGAAAAGATCGCCGCCGCCGGTCTGCCCGCCCTGGAGGCCATGATCACCATGTGCAGGACCTTCGGGCAGCAGCTGCTCGACGAACCGGTGGTGCGGGCGGGCATCCGGCTCACCTTCGAGGCCTCTGCCTTCGATGCCGACGTCACGGGGCCGTACCACGACTGGATCGCCACCATGGAGTACCTGACCCGTCAGGCCCAGCTCGACGGCGACATCCGGGCCGACCTGGACGCCGCCGACTTTGCCCGCTACCTCGTAGCGTCCTTCACCGGCGTGCAGATGGTGTCAAACGTCTTGACCGGGCGCCGTGACGTCCTCAAGCGCATCGACGACATGTGGGCGTTCATGATGCCCGCCATCACTTCCGCTTGACATACCTACTGGTCGGTTTGTAACTTGTCCATATGGAAGCAAGCGACGCCGGCAGCACGCCCAAGGGCCAGGCCACCCGCCATGAGATCCTCCGTGTCGCGGCCGGCGTCTTTGCTTCAAAGGGTTTCGACCAGACCCGGATGGATGACATCATCCGTGCCGTGGGTCTTACCAAGGGCGCCATCTACTTCCATTTCCCCTCCAAGGTGCAACTGGCCCAGGCCGTGGTGGACGAGCAGAAGTCGCGATGGCTCCGCCTGGCCGAAGAGCAGATCCTGAGCCTGGATAGTCCGGCGCAGCAATTGCGGGGGCTGGGAGACTTCATGATCAAGGCCGTCCTGAGTGACGCTTCCGCATGGGGCATCGTGCATCTCGCAAACCAGCTTGCCTCCGTCAAGGGGCACCACGCGGGCCCCTCGCCCCTGGCGGCCTGGGTGGACCTGGTCTCAGGAATCCTCCACCGCGGCCGGGCGACGGGAGTGTTCACCTTCCCGGGTAACCCCACAGACGTCGCGACCCTCATCATTGCGGCTTTCGACGGCCTGAAATCCGTCACGAACGCCCTGGACCCCGCCGACGCGGAAGCGTTCGAACGCCGGGCGGAACTCCTCTTGGACCTCTTCGACCAGCAGCTCATCACCAAGTAGCCCCCACACCACACACCCAACGCACGACTCACAATCAAAAAACAAACCGCACAGTCAGTTTATTAGGAGGAAAGATGAACATCTCAGGAAAGACCGCCCTCATCACCGGTGCATCAATGGGCATCGGCGCCGTTTTTGCCCGGAGGCTTGCGGCTGAAGGTGCCCGCCTGGTACTGGCGGCCCGGAGCCAGGACAAGCTGGAACTGATGGCCCAGGAACTTCGAGAGGGCGGCACGGAGGTCACGGTCCTCGCCGCAGACCTCAGCGTTCCCGATGCCGCGGAACGCCTCCACGCAGCAACTGATGCCCTGGGGATTGAGGTGGACATCCTGGTCAACAACGCCGGATTCGGTTCGCATGGGCAGGTGGTCAATGCCGACGCCGACAGGCTGGCCGAACAGATCCAGTTGAACTGCACAACCCTGGTGGGAACCACCACCCGGTACCTGCCCCGCATGGTGGAGCGGGGCTTCGGGGCAGTCATCAACATCGCCAGCACTGCAGCGTTCCAGCCGGTCCCCCACATGGCGGTCTACGGCGCAACCAAGGCCTTCGTCCTCTCCTTCACGCAGGCGCTTTGGGCCGAGACGCAGGGCACCGGAGTGAAGGCCCTCGCCGTCTGCCCCGGCGCAACGGACACTCCGTTCTTCGACACGGCCGGCGACGCCGCCGCGGTGGGGTCCCTGCGCACTCCGGAACAGGTGGTCGATACTGCGCTGGCCGCCCTCCGCGGCAACAAGCCCAGCGTGGTGGACGGCTGGCTCAATTCCGTCGTCGCCCGGGTTGCCGTGAAACTGCTCCCCGAGAAACTGGTCATCGCGGTTGCGGAACGCAGTGTCCGCCCGGCACGGCAGCTCGTGGGGTGATTCCGGAAACGGAATGTTAAAGCAAAAAGCCCTGCCCGGTTCGTGGATTCACAACCGGGCAGAGCTCATATGGTGGAGCTGAGGGGACTCGAACCCCTGACCCCCTGCATGCCATGCAGGTGCGCTACCAGCTGCGCCACAGCCCCATATTCTCGTTGCTTCATAAACACGTGCCCGGCATTTCAGCCCTTCACCGTTTCGGATCTCTCCGAAGCAACTCAAATATCTTAGAACAGCATTTCCGAAAATTCCAAATCGGGCATATTCGGGTGCCTGGCCGCTGCTGCTACTCGACTTCCTCGGCTACAGGAGCCTTCGCGGAAGGGTCGTCGCCGAGCTCCAGGTCCACCACGGGGCAGTCCTTCCAGAGGCGGTCCAGGGCGTAGAAAACGCGGTCCTCTGCGTGCTGGACGTGGATGACGATGTCCGCGTAGTCCAGGAGAACCCAGCGGCCCTCGGAGCGGCCTTCGCGGCGGACCGGTCGAAGGTCCTGCTTGAGCAGCTCTTCCTCGATGCCGTCAACGATGGCGTTGACCTGCCGCTCCGTGGGAGCGGAAGCGATCAGGAAGACATCAGTCAGGGCAAGACGTTCGCTGACGTCCAGGGCCACGATGTCTTCGGCGAGCTTGCCGGCCGCCGCGTGGGCGGCGTCGCGGGCCAGGGCTATGGATGTTTCATGTGCAGTCATGGGACTCCTTGTTGTGGCTGAATGCCTATTGGGTGGCCTAAGCCGTTGTGTCAGCGGGAAATGCCGCTGGTGATCATGACGACGCCTGCAACCAAGGCGACGATTCCGAGGGCAAGCACGAGCAACTGGATCATCCGGTTGCGCTGCGCGCGGCCGAGGCCGGCGGTGTTGGCGTCCAACGGCTCCAGGCCGTACGCCGAACTGGCGGCAATCGGGGAATGCAAGGGCTCGTCTTCGCCGGCCTGGGCCGGCGAAGCAGTCCGGTTCGGCGCCGACTTGGCTGCCGCTTCGGCACGCGCCAGGACGCCTGAGCGCCCCCGTGCCAGGCCCGGCTTCGCCGCTTTGGCCGAAGCCGGTTTGGCAGACTCCAGCGCCGGCCCCTGCGAAGTAATGACAGGCACGAAGGTTGTGCCGGGTGGCTTCATGACCGGCCGGTCCACGCCGGGAACCTTGACGAATTCGAGGGGCGTGACCATGGCCAGGTTACTGGCCGCCGAAGGATCCGCCGCCACGGGCGCCGGAAGCTGGTTCTGCTCGGCGAGCTTCTGTTTGGCCGCGGCACGCCGGTTCAGCACCGCAGCACGTTCGGCCAAGGCGATCTGCTGGGCCAGGATCTCAGGATCCACAGCCAGCGGGTCTTCCTCGGCGATGTGCTCAAGCTTCGCCGTCTGGTTTTCCACCTGGGCGGTGATGAGCTGGCGGACTGCCAGGGCCTGCTCAACGGACATGTCCGCGGGAGTCGGCCCCGTTCCGGGCGCGGCCGGCTTGGCTCCCGGCTTGGCCAGGGCCGCTTTGGCCCCAGCCGGCACGGCACCCGAACCGCCGTCGCCGCCGTTGACCCCGTCGCCTTCTCCGGCAAGCGAACCAGGCGCGGCCGTGCCCGGCACTGTGGGAACTGCGGAGGTTGCCGGGGCAATCTCCTCCTGGAGCTGCTGCAGACGGAGCTGGCGCCGTGTGGGCGGTCCCCCGCCGGACAGCTGCTCTTCCTTGTCCGCGAGTTCCTTGATGGCGCGCAGCGCTGCACGGTCGCGGGCACGGACCAGCGAGGACCGCTCAGTCGCGGGCGAGGATGCGACGGCGTCGACCGGGGCCTCGGCCACGCGGCGGACCCTGCCCGTATCGGGCTGCGAGGAAGTCTCCGGCGCTTCGCCGGAGACAGGGGCTCCGGGAACAACAGCTCGTGCCGCAGCACCGGCGTCGGGGGCTTCGGCACCCGCACCGGGCGCCTGCTCGAGGCGCTCATCCCGGGCGCGGCGGAGCTCGCGTCTGCTACGGATGGGTGGCTGTTGCTGGCTCATTCAAAACTCATTCAGTACGTGCTTGGTCGTCTGATCCGGACAGGACGAGCGTCGGCTCTCCCGCCCCGGGCTGCGCTGCATACAGCCCATACTTGGCGATGTACTGCACCACGCCATCCGGCACCAGGTACCAGACCGGGTTGCCGGAGCCCACACGGGCGCGGCAATCCGTGGAGGAGATGGCCATGGCGGGGACTTCGAGCAGGCTGACGTCGTCACGGCCCATGTCGTCCAGGACATGCCCGGGCCGGGTGACGCCGACAAAATGCGCCAGGGACCAGAGCTCGTCCACATCCTTCCAGGACAGGATCTGCGCCAAGGCATCTGCACCGGTGATGAAGAACAGATCGGCGTCAGGACGCAGGGACCTGAGATCCCGGAGGGTGTCGATGGTGTACGTGGGACCGGGGCGGTCTACATCCACGCGGCTCACCGTGAAGTTGGGGTTCGAAGCCGTGGCGATAACAGTCATCAGGTAGCGGTGTTCCGGTTCGCTGACGTGCTTGCTGGACTTCTGCCAAGGCTGGCCGGTTGGCACGAACACGACTTCGTCGAGATCGAACTTGGCGGCAACTTCACTGGCAGCCACAAGGTGGCCGTGATGGATGGGATCAAAGGTTCCACCCATCACGCCCAGGCGGAGCCTGCGCCCCGACTCCCCGCGCCGTGATGCGGCAATAATGTTAGTGGCCCTGCCCGTGGGTGTGCTTGTTGGGGTGCTGGCGGTGAGGATCGGAGTGCTCTTCGGTGGCCTCGTGGCGGTTGCCCAGGTTGGTGTAGGAGAGCGTGACGAACATGAGGACCAGCAGGAGGGCGAACATCACAACGCCGAAGACCCAAGGCTCGGCCCACAGCGGGGCGAGTTCCTCATGACCACCTTCGGTCTGCGCGGCGATTGACGTGGCGATCTGCTGGAACAGCATTTTCTCCCCTAGTGAGTTCTCAAAAAATGTCGACGGCGGGACTCCCCGCCGTTCGCGGACTTCTGTTCTATGTTACCGCGTTGTCAGGCGCGGACTTGGCCTTCGCCTTGGACGATCCACTTGGTGGTGGTCAGCTCCGTGAGGCCCATGGGGCCGCGGGCGTGCAGCTTCTGCGTGGAAATTCCAACCTCGGCACCGAGCCCCAGCTCACCGCCGTCGGTGAAACGGGTGGAAGCGTTCACGATGACCGCTGCGGAATCGACCTCGGCGATGAACCGCTCGGCGTTGCTGAGGTCGTTGGTCAGGATGGCCTCGGTGTGGCCGGTGGTCCACTTGCGGATGTGCTGGACGGCTTCATCCAGGTTGTCCACCATGGCCACTGCCAGGTCGAGATCCATGTATTCCGTGGCCCAATCCTCGTCGTCGGCCGGGACGGTCTCGACGTCGCTGCCCAGGGCGGCGGCAACGCGGCCGTCCACGTGGAGCGTGACGCCTGCAGCCCGCAGGGCGGACGCGACGGCGGGAAGCACCGTGGAGCGCGAGTGCACCAGCAGGGTCTCCACGGTGTTGCAGACGCTGGGGCGCTGTGTCTTGGCGTTGAGCAGGATGTCCACGGCCATTTCCTCGCCGGCGGACTCGTCGATGAAGATGTGTACGTTGCCCTCGCCGGTCTCGATGACCGGCACAGCGGAGTTCATCACCACCGTCTGGATGAGCTCGCGGCCGCCGCGCGGGATCAACACGTCCACCCGGCCACGGGCGCGCATCAGCACGTTGGCGCCTTCCCGGCCGTACTGGTCCACGGTCTGGACGGCGTCGGCGGGCAGGCCCACGGACTCCAGCGCGTCGCGCAGGAGGAACACCAGGGCGGAGTTTGTGTGGGCGGCGGCGGAACCGCCGCGCAGGATGACGGCATTGCCGCTCTTCAGGGCGAGCCCGGCGATGTCCACCGTGACATTGGGGCGGGCCTCGTAGATGGCGGCCACCACGCCCATGGGGACGTTGACCTGGCGCAGGCGCAGACCGTTCGGGAGGGTCTGGCCGCGGACCACGTTGCCCACGGGGTCAGGAAGGCCTGCAAGGTTTTCCAGGGCGGCCACGAGACCGTCGATGCGGGCGGGGGTCAGCGTGAGCCGGTCCAGGAGCGCGGCGGAGGTGCCGTTCTCCCGGCCGGCGGCGACGTCCTTGGCGTTGGCAGCCAGGATGCCGGCCTGGTTCTCCAGCAGTTTGGCGCCGATGGCACGCAGGGCGCGGTCCTTCCAGGCGCGGTTGGCTTGGGCCATGCGGCGGGCAGCCATGCGCGAACGGTCGGCGATGGCGTGGACGGCCGATTCAATGGACTCCGGGGTCAGCGGCTCGCTTGCGGCAGCAGGGCTCTCCGGCGCGATGCCGGCAAGGCCGGACACTACAGCGTCGGAAATCACAGGGCTATCGGGCGTGAGCGCTTCAGTCATGCTCCAAGTTTAGTGGAGCCCCGCCGCTAAACGAGCACGAGGTCGTCAACATGGACCACTTCGCGGTCATATCCGCGGCCCATGGCCTTGCCGAGTTCCTTGGTGGAACGTCCCAGCATGCGCGGAAGCTCCACCGAAGAATAATTCACCAGTCCCCGGGCCACCACCGTGCCGTCGGGGGCAACCATCTCCACGGGATCGCCCGCCTCGAATTCGCCGTCCACGCCGGCAAGGCCGGCGGGAAGCAGCGAGGTGTGGCGGTCGCGCACGGCCTTGACGGCGCCGTCGTCGAGCAGCAGGCGCCCCTGAACGGACGCGAGGTGCGCGAGCCACAGCAGCCGGACGGGCTTGCGGTTGCCATTGACGGCGAACCAGGTTCCCACATCCTCCCCCGCCAGCGCCGCGGCGGCATTCGCCGTCGAGGTCACCAGGGCATGGATGCCGGATCCGGCGGCCATGGACGCGGCCTCGACCTTGGTCATCATGCCGCCTGTACCCACCCCGGCCTTGCCGGCCTTGCCGATGGTGACGTCCTCAAGGTCCCGCGGACCCCGGACCAGGGGGATGCGCTCGGCGCCCTGCGACGGCGGGCCGTCGTAGAGGGCGTCGACGTCGGAGAGCAGTACCAGCGCATCGGCCCGGACGAGGTGCGCCACCAGGGCCGCAAGACGGTCGTTGTCGCCGAAACGGATCTCGTGCGTGGCCACGGTGTCGTTTTCGTTGACAACCGGCACCACGCCGAGGTTCAGCAGGCGGTCCAACGCCCGGAAAGCGTTCGTGTGCTGCGTGCGCCGCATGAGGTCATCGGCGGTCAGCAGCACCTGGCTGACGGTCACGCCATGCGCGCCGAAAGCCTGGGTATACCGGGCCATGAGCAGCCCCTGGCCGACGCTCGCGGCAGCCTGCTGCGTGGCCAGGTCCCGTGGCCGCTTGGCCAGGCCGAGCGGGGCAAGGCCCGCGGCGATGGCGCCGGAGGAAACCAGGATGATCTCCGTGCCGGCGTTGCGCTTTTCGGCGAGGGCGTTGACCAGGGCGGTCAGCGCCTTCTCCGAAATGCCGCCCTTGATGCTGGTCAGCGACGAGGAGCCGACCTTGACCACAATGCGCTTGGCCCCGGCCAGGGCTGCGCGTTCGGCTTCTTCAGTGTGCTTCGGGGACTCAGGAGTCCTAGGCGTCATCACCGGTGTCCAGGCTGCTTTCTTTCAGGGGCTGGGCTGCGGCCCGACGGCGGCTGACGGATTCGGTCCAGATGCCGGCCTTGCGCTCGGCTTCCAGCTCCGCACGCGCGGCAGCCTTGGCCTCGCGGCGCTCGATCTGCTCTTCGCGCTTCTGCGAACGGGTGGGGCGGTCACCGATATCGGCGATGCGGATGTCGGTGCCGCGCGGGGTGGCCAGCAGTTCGGCGCCGGCCATCATGGTGGGCTCCCAGTCGAAGACAACGCCGTCGTCCTCGCCGATCACCACGGTATCGCCCGGCTTGGCGCCGACCTTGAACAGTTCATTTTCGACGCCGAGCTTGGCCAGGCGGTCGGCGAGGTAGCCGATGGCTTCCTCGTTGGTGAAGTCGGTCTGCTTGACCCAGCGGACCGGCTTCTCGCCGAGGACGCGGAACAGCGGCTCGAGGTTCTTTTCTTCGCGGCGGATCCGGAAGCCGGACTCGTTGACGGCGCGGGGACGCAGCACCGGCGGGGCAACCTTCGGCGGGGCCGCGGCGACGGCGTCGCGGGCCGCCTTGACGATCTCGGCCATGGCGAAGCCCAGCTGGCGCAGGCCCTCGTGGCTCGTGGCCGAGATCTCGAACACCCGGTAACCGCGTGATTCCAGTTCGGGGCGGACGAATTCCGCCATGTCCTTGCCGTCCGGGAGGTCAACCTTGTTCAGGGCCACCAGGCGCGGGCGGTGGTTCAGGGGAACCACTTCGCCGTCGACACCGGCGTAGCTCATGTCCACGGCGTACTTCTCCAGCTCGGCCTCGATGATGGAGAGGTCGGAGAGCGGATCGCGGTCGGATTCGAGCGTGCCGCAGTCCAGGACGTGGACCAGGGCGGCGCAGCGCTCAACGTGGCGCAGGAAGTTGTGGCCCAGGCCCTTGCCTTCGCTGGCACCTTCGATGAGGCCGGGGACGTCGGCGATGGTGAAGCGGACGTCGCCGGACTCCACAACGCCCAGGTTGGGAATCAGGGTGGTGAAGGGGTAGTCGGCGATCTTGGGCCGCGCGGCGGACATGGCAGCAATGAGGCTGGACTTACCGGCGGATGGGAAGCCCACCAGCGCGATGTCGGCAATCGACTTCAGTTCCAGGACGATGTCGCTGGAATCGCCTTCGATGCCAAGGAGCGCGAAGCCGGGGGCCCTGCGCTTCTGGGAGGACAGCGAGGAGTTGCCGAGGCCGCCCTGGCCGCCAGCTGCGGCAATGTATTCGGCGCCTTCGCCCACGAGGTCGGCCAGGACCTTGCCATCCTTGGTCTTGACGACGGTGCCGTCCGGCACTGGCAGGATGAGGGTTTCGCCGTTCTTGCCGCCGCGCCAGTCGCCCATGCCCGGGCCGCCGTTGGTGGCGTGGCGGTGCGGGGCGTGGTGGTAGTCAAGCAGCGTGGTGGTCTGGTGGTCCACCCGCAGGATCACGTCGCCGCCGTCGCCGCCGTTGCCGCCGTCGGGACCGCCAAGCGGCTTGAACTTCTCCCTCTTGACAGAGACACAGCCGTGGCCGCCGGTACCGCCGGATACGTGCAGGACTACCCGGTCTACAAAGCTCGCCACGTGAATCTCCTCTATTGCTGAACCAGTCGCCCGGAGGCTTCCTAGTCGATTGTAATGCGGTTAAAAGAACGGTGGAGCGGGCCTGTTGGCCCGCTCCACCGGTTCAGAACTTGCTGTTACTCTGCAGCTGCAGCAGCAACGATGTTCACTACGCGACGGCCGCGGCGAGTACCGAACTCAACCGCACCTGCCTGCAGGGCGAACAGGGTGTCGTCGCCACCGCGACCGACGCCGGCGCCCGGGTGGAAGTGGGTGCCGCGCTGGCGGACGATGATCTCGCCAGCGGAAACAACCTGGCCACCGAAGCGCTTTACGCCCAGGTACTGGGCGTTGGAGTCACGACCGTTGCGAGTGGAGCTCGCGCCTTTTTTATGTGCCATTTGAAATGCCTGCCTTTAAATTTCTGGGGAAACTGAAAACCGGAACAACGTAACAGAAGTTACTTGATGCTCGTGATCTTGATCTTGGTCAGTTCCTGACGGTGACCCTGGCGCTTCTTGTAGCCGGTCTTGTTCTTGAACTTCTGGATGACGATCTTCGGACCACGGAGGTCTTCGAGGATCTCGGCCGTAACCTTGACCTTGGCCAGGTCCGCAGCGGCGGAGGTGACCTTGTCACCGTCAACCAGGAGCAAGGCGGGCAGCTCAAGCGTGCTGCCGGCTCCACCGGGGACGCGGTTCAGCGTTACGTAGTCTCCAACGGAAACTTTTTCTTGGCGGCCGCCTGCGCGGACAATCGCGTACACCACTTGGGCACTCACTTCTCTCGACGTTTCTTACTAAATTTGCGTGCGGAACCTTGAACCGAAACCGGCCTGGTTCCCGCTGTGCCTCAACGCCGTGGACTTCAGATCGAAGCCCGTGAGTCATCCCATGAACAATTCCAAGGGGCATAACCCAAGTGTTGGCGTAAGCACCGAAGATCTAGATTACGCTAGTTTGGCCTTCGGCTGCAAATGAGGCCAGGTCCGGAGGCCGCCAGGTGATGATCACCACAAGCTGGCATCACTGCGTCCGGTACCGTGCCCATACAGCCTACAGCCTTCCGGCGATTAAGTTGGGATCGGCACCTGCGACGCGCGGCGCAGCCTGGCTTTCTGCCCGCCGCACGCGCCGCCCGCGCTGTGGCCGCGTTCAGGCGTGCAGCCGCGGAGCGTCGAAAAACGCCGTCTCATAGCGGCAGGACCAGGCGAAGGCCTCGCGCATGGCGTCCCGCTCCGCCGGCGAAGCTGCCCGGGCGGCGGCATCCGTGAAGTCAATGGCCTGCCTGGTGGCGGCCGCGAAGTCCTCGTCCGCGTAGGCACGCAGCCAATCGGCGTAGGGGTGCTCCGATGAAGCTCCGGCCTCCACGTAGGCGCCGTGGAGCTGCTGCCCCACCTCCGCGTACAGCCAGTAGCAGGGCAGGATGGCGGCGAGCAGCACGGCGTAGCTGCCCGACGCCGACGCTGCCAGCAGATGGTCCACGTAGGACTTGGTGACGGGCCCGGTGGCCGCCTCCACGTTCCGGCCGGCCAGCCAGTTCCGGTGCAGTTCCGACTCCACTTCCAGGCACTGCTGGGATCCGCTGGCCCAGAAGAGCTGCTCAGCCTCGGTGGGGGCCAAGGCGCCGGCCCTGGCCAGGACCCGTGAGTAGCCGTTGAGATAGAGGGCGTCCTGGGCCAGGTAGTAGGCAAACTCGCGCTCCGGCAGTTCGCCGGACTGCAGCCCGCGGATGAACTCCAGGCCGTAGATGGCCTGGAGCTCGGGCGAGGCGTCCCGCCACAGCTGCGCGGCGTACTCCCCCGGCCTCAGCGCGCGCTCCAGCTGGTGGAAATGGTTGACGGGGCCGTTGCCTTGGCCCACTTCGAGCCTTCCGGAGGTGGCCAGCGCCTCCTGCAACCAGGGCTTGACCTCCTGCAAGGACGCTTCCCAATCGCCGTGGCGGACCTGGGCCGTGGCCATGGCCGCGGACAGGGAGCACCCCGTGCCGTGGCTGTTCCGGGTGTGGACCCTGGCTCCGGCGACTTCCACCACGTCCTGCCGGAGCAGGCCCGTGGTGTTGACGAGGGCATCCGGGCATTCCATACCGGGCAGGTGCCCGCCCTTGACCAGCACGGTGTTGCCGCATTCCGCCGCCAGCCGCTTGCCCTGGTCCAGGGCCGCGGCCCAGTCGGAGGCCTCCGGCTCGCCCAGCAGCATGGCCAGCTCCGGCAGATTGGGCGTGATCAGGTCCGCAAGCGGCAGCAGGGCCCGCAGGGCGGTTTCGGCCGATTCGCGCAGCAGCCGGTCGCCGCTGGTGGCCACCATGACGGGATCAAGGACCACGACGGCGGGCCGCACCTTCTGGAGCCAGCGGCGGACCTCGTCGATGACGGCCACGTCGCCCAGCATGCCGATCTTGACGGCATCCACGGCGATGTCGTCGCTGATGGCTTCAAGCTGCTGGCGCAGGAATTCCACCGGCGGCACGTGGACGCCGGTGACGCCCTGCGTGTTCTGGGCGGTCAGGGCGGTGACGGCAGCCATGCCGTAGCCGCCGTTGGCCGCGATGCTTTTCAGGTCCGCCTGGATACCGGCCCCACCGGACGGATCGGAACCGGCGATGCTGAGCACCCTGGGGATCCTGCGGCCCGTGGAGGGAAGCGGGTAGACAGTCGAATAGGACGTTGAAGTCATGAAAGACATCCCTTCGCCGGTGCTAACCGGACAGGTTCAACGGGTCTGGATCTCAGCCAGGCTTGTGCCGGCACCCCGTGTCAGATCCCTAGCGTAGCCGACACGTCCGGCGCCCCCGGGTTACCCGGACATTGTGACCCCGGGGCTCCCGTCCCCTGGGCCGTGTAGCCAACGGGCCGGATACAGCAAGGCCCCGGCAGGGTCCGCGTTGTGCGGAGCCTGCCGGGGCCCGGTGCTGCTGTGAACGGCCTGCCCGGAGACCGGCCAGCCTAGAGTTCGGAGGCCGGGACGCCGACGCCGAGGATGATCGGCTCGTTGGCCTGCGCCGCCTTGGCCGATGCCTTCACCGCTGCCGGGGCCTTGGCCTCGTGCGTGGTGCCGCCGGCGGCCGGCGGGGCCACATCGTGGTGCTCCACGGTGGTCTCGTTGGCTGCGCCCTGGGCGCGGCTGGCGCTGCGGTTGCGGCGGCCACGCCGTCCGCGGGAGCGGGACGAGCCCTGGGCTTCCTCAGCCGCCGCGGCCTGCGCCGTGGCGGCCGGCGCTGTGGCGGCCGGCGCCTTGGCAGCGGGTGCTTCGCCCAGGTGCTGGAAGGCCTCCGCAAGGAGGTCCAGGCTCATGGCCGGCGCAGTGGACGCAGCGTCCTCGGAGTGGTCCACGAACGGCAGCGCGACCTCCTCGCCGCCGAAGCGCAGCACGGGTGCCGTGCGCACATCGTGGGAACCGGCGTCGGTGGCTTCGGCAGCCTGTCCCGCAGCGGAAGCCGCAGCGGCAGCAGCTTGGTGCAGCTCGTCGTCGTGCAGGTGCGCCGCGTGGGCAGCGGCCGCGATGTTGGCGAGTGCGGCGCGCGTTGCCTCGGCCTTCGCCTGGCGCACCGGATCAACAGCTTCGTGCGCTGCGGCCGGTGCCACAGGAGCAGCCTGGGCCGGGGCCGGAGCCTGCGGCGCCACGGGCGCGTCGATGACCAGGCCGCCCTTGCCGCGGCGGCGCTTGCG contains:
- a CDS encoding ScbR family autoregulator-binding transcription factor; the protein is MQQRAKATRTAVIEGAASVFEELGYGNASLGDVTERASVTKGALYFHFKSKQDLALAVIAEQHAIVRMAGEKIAAAGLPALEAMITMCRTFGQQLLDEPVVRAGIRLTFEASAFDADVTGPYHDWIATMEYLTRQAQLDGDIRADLDAADFARYLVASFTGVQMVSNVLTGRRDVLKRIDDMWAFMMPAITSA
- a CDS encoding TetR/AcrR family transcriptional regulator, with protein sequence MEASDAGSTPKGQATRHEILRVAAGVFASKGFDQTRMDDIIRAVGLTKGAIYFHFPSKVQLAQAVVDEQKSRWLRLAEEQILSLDSPAQQLRGLGDFMIKAVLSDASAWGIVHLANQLASVKGHHAGPSPLAAWVDLVSGILHRGRATGVFTFPGNPTDVATLIIAAFDGLKSVTNALDPADAEAFERRAELLLDLFDQQLITK
- a CDS encoding SDR family oxidoreductase, whose amino-acid sequence is MNISGKTALITGASMGIGAVFARRLAAEGARLVLAARSQDKLELMAQELREGGTEVTVLAADLSVPDAAERLHAATDALGIEVDILVNNAGFGSHGQVVNADADRLAEQIQLNCTTLVGTTTRYLPRMVERGFGAVINIASTAAFQPVPHMAVYGATKAFVLSFTQALWAETQGTGVKALAVCPGATDTPFFDTAGDAAAVGSLRTPEQVVDTALAALRGNKPSVVDGWLNSVVARVAVKLLPEKLVIAVAERSVRPARQLVG
- the rsfS gene encoding ribosome silencing factor, whose translation is MTAHETSIALARDAAHAAAGKLAEDIVALDVSERLALTDVFLIASAPTERQVNAIVDGIEEELLKQDLRPVRREGRSEGRWVLLDYADIVIHVQHAEDRVFYALDRLWKDCPVVDLELGDDPSAKAPVAEEVE
- the nadD gene encoding nicotinate-nucleotide adenylyltransferase — encoded protein: MGGTFDPIHHGHLVAASEVAAKFDLDEVVFVPTGQPWQKSSKHVSEPEHRYLMTVIATASNPNFTVSRVDVDRPGPTYTIDTLRDLRSLRPDADLFFITGADALAQILSWKDVDELWSLAHFVGVTRPGHVLDDMGRDDVSLLEVPAMAISSTDCRARVGSGNPVWYLVPDGVVQYIAKYGLYAAQPGAGEPTLVLSGSDDQARTE
- a CDS encoding glutamate-5-semialdehyde dehydrogenase, producing MTEALTPDSPVISDAVVSGLAGIAPESPAAASEPLTPESIESAVHAIADRSRMAARRMAQANRAWKDRALRAIGAKLLENQAGILAANAKDVAAGRENGTSAALLDRLTLTPARIDGLVAALENLAGLPDPVGNVVRGQTLPNGLRLRQVNVPMGVVAAIYEARPNVTVDIAGLALKSGNAVILRGGSAAAHTNSALVFLLRDALESVGLPADAVQTVDQYGREGANVLMRARGRVDVLIPRGGRELIQTVVMNSAVPVIETGEGNVHIFIDESAGEEMAVDILLNAKTQRPSVCNTVETLLVHSRSTVLPAVASALRAAGVTLHVDGRVAAALGSDVETVPADDEDWATEYMDLDLAVAMVDNLDEAVQHIRKWTTGHTEAILTNDLSNAERFIAEVDSAAVIVNASTRFTDGGELGLGAEVGISTQKLHARGPMGLTELTTTKWIVQGEGQVRA
- the proB gene encoding glutamate 5-kinase translates to MTPRTPESPKHTEEAERAALAGAKRIVVKVGSSSLTSIKGGISEKALTALVNALAEKRNAGTEIILVSSGAIAAGLAPLGLAKRPRDLATQQAAASVGQGLLMARYTQAFGAHGVTVSQVLLTADDLMRRTQHTNAFRALDRLLNLGVVPVVNENDTVATHEIRFGDNDRLAALVAHLVRADALVLLSDVDALYDGPPSQGAERIPLVRGPRDLEDVTIGKAGKAGVGTGGMMTKVEAASMAAGSGIHALVTSTANAAAALAGEDVGTWFAVNGNRKPVRLLWLAHLASVQGRLLLDDGAVKAVRDRHTSLLPAGLAGVDGEFEAGDPVEMVAPDGTVVARGLVNYSSVELPRMLGRSTKELGKAMGRGYDREVVHVDDLVLV
- the obgE gene encoding GTPase ObgE encodes the protein MASFVDRVVLHVSGGTGGHGCVSVKREKFKPLGGPDGGNGGDGGDVILRVDHQTTTLLDYHHAPHRHATNGGPGMGDWRGGKNGETLILPVPDGTVVKTKDGKVLADLVGEGAEYIAAAGGQGGLGNSSLSSQKRRAPGFALLGIEGDSSDIVLELKSIADIALVGFPSAGKSSLIAAMSAARPKIADYPFTTLIPNLGVVESGDVRFTIADVPGLIEGASEGKGLGHNFLRHVERCAALVHVLDCGTLESDRDPLSDLSIIEAELEKYAVDMSYAGVDGEVVPLNHRPRLVALNKVDLPDGKDMAEFVRPELESRGYRVFEISATSHEGLRQLGFAMAEIVKAARDAVAAAPPKVAPPVLRPRAVNESGFRIRREEKNLEPLFRVLGEKPVRWVKQTDFTNEEAIGYLADRLAKLGVENELFKVGAKPGDTVVIGEDDGVVFDWEPTMMAGAELLATPRGTDIRIADIGDRPTRSQKREEQIERREAKAAARAELEAERKAGIWTESVSRRRAAAQPLKESSLDTGDDA
- the rpmA gene encoding 50S ribosomal protein L27 — protein: MAHKKGASSTRNGRDSNAQYLGVKRFGGQVVSAGEIIVRQRGTHFHPGAGVGRGGDDTLFALQAGAVEFGTRRGRRVVNIVAAAAAE